In bacterium YEK0313, one genomic interval encodes:
- the kdpD gene encoding Sensor protein KdpD, which produces MPVDATNRPDPDALLALANKAGRGRLKIFLGASPGVGKTYAMLAAAREQKTAGIDVVCGLIETHGRRETEAMVEGFEVIPRQLVVYRNRAVPEFDLDAALARRPALLLVDELAHTNVPGSRHPKRWMDVKELLAAGIDVWTTLNVQHLDSLNDVVLKITKVRVRETVPDKVFEAADEVVLVDLPPDELLKRLAEGKVYVQETAAQAVQSFFKPQNLTALRELALRRTAETVDAALIERMRAGAIEGPWPAGERILALVGPDPLSPFVVRQAKRLADTMDAPWTAVSVERPTDVLAEAKRSRLDETLELAKDLGADIERLVGADIPSEILRYARRENVTQIVVGRSAGGRLAVLFGRALAQELVRQAADIGVHVVTATPERLEPPRPRAKPEPPRFWPYLGSATLVGLAVLFGEAIGGNATMPNLSLVFLAAVVGAAVAFGRWPAIVASALSFVTYNYFFIEPIYTLTVAQPHELLALFVFLAVSVLVSTLAGRVRDQARIASDRMRATRRLYDFSRRISGIASLDEVAEAAASDMHGALARNVVILLEQDGDIALTGMWPPVDELDAASMAAARWAHEHDEPAGAKTQTLPTAPWLFVPLKTPRARVGVIGISAAADGAPLDPEARSLFDTLAEQTAAALERAALSREMGTVKAAAETERVRNTLLASISHDFRTPLASILGASTTLIAFGDRMANATRADMLTQIKEEAEHLDRMVRDLLAITRLEAGGLELRRDWLDPRETADRVVIAARRRAPGRIIEVTGAASLVEADATLIEQALSNIVENALRHGGPEARVVVAVHGADGRVLIQVTDDGAGIAPEALPHVFEKFASAGAPDRRDGGESTGLGLAIAKGIVEAHGGTIEAESPVDGGRGARFTIALPSPAERDVEQP; this is translated from the coding sequence ATGCCCGTCGACGCGACGAACCGTCCGGATCCCGATGCCTTGCTGGCGCTCGCCAACAAGGCCGGGCGGGGCCGTCTCAAGATCTTTCTCGGCGCCTCGCCCGGCGTCGGCAAGACCTATGCGATGCTGGCCGCCGCGCGCGAGCAGAAGACGGCCGGAATCGACGTCGTCTGCGGCCTCATCGAGACCCATGGCCGGCGCGAGACCGAGGCCATGGTCGAGGGCTTCGAGGTCATCCCGCGCCAGCTCGTCGTCTATCGCAACCGCGCGGTGCCGGAATTCGACCTCGACGCGGCGCTCGCCCGCCGCCCGGCGCTGCTGCTGGTCGACGAGCTCGCCCATACCAACGTGCCGGGCTCGCGCCATCCCAAGCGCTGGATGGACGTCAAGGAGCTGCTGGCCGCTGGCATCGACGTCTGGACCACGCTGAACGTCCAGCATCTCGACAGCCTCAACGACGTCGTCCTGAAGATCACCAAGGTGCGCGTCCGCGAGACCGTGCCCGACAAGGTGTTCGAGGCGGCCGACGAGGTGGTGCTCGTCGACCTGCCGCCGGACGAGCTCCTGAAGCGCCTCGCCGAGGGCAAGGTCTATGTCCAGGAGACCGCGGCCCAGGCGGTGCAGAGCTTCTTCAAGCCGCAGAACCTCACCGCGCTGCGCGAGCTGGCGCTGCGCCGCACGGCCGAGACGGTCGATGCCGCGCTGATCGAGCGCATGCGCGCCGGCGCCATCGAGGGACCCTGGCCGGCCGGCGAGCGCATCCTCGCCCTCGTCGGCCCCGATCCCCTGTCGCCCTTCGTGGTGCGCCAGGCCAAGCGCCTCGCCGACACGATGGATGCACCCTGGACCGCCGTTTCGGTGGAGCGGCCGACCGACGTGCTGGCGGAGGCCAAGCGGAGCCGGCTCGACGAGACGCTGGAGCTCGCCAAGGATCTCGGCGCGGATATTGAAAGGCTCGTCGGCGCGGACATTCCGAGCGAGATCCTGCGCTACGCCCGCCGCGAGAACGTCACCCAGATCGTCGTCGGCCGCTCGGCCGGCGGGCGGCTCGCCGTGCTGTTCGGCCGGGCGCTCGCCCAGGAGCTGGTGCGCCAGGCCGCCGATATCGGCGTGCATGTGGTCACCGCGACGCCGGAGCGGCTGGAGCCGCCGCGCCCCAGGGCGAAGCCCGAGCCGCCGCGCTTCTGGCCCTATCTCGGTTCGGCCACGCTGGTCGGGCTGGCCGTCCTGTTCGGCGAGGCGATCGGCGGCAATGCCACCATGCCGAACCTGTCGCTGGTCTTCCTGGCGGCGGTGGTCGGCGCGGCCGTGGCCTTCGGGCGCTGGCCGGCGATCGTCGCCTCGGCGCTGTCCTTCGTCACCTACAACTACTTCTTCATCGAGCCGATCTACACGCTCACCGTTGCGCAGCCGCACGAGCTCCTGGCGCTGTTCGTGTTCCTGGCGGTGTCGGTGCTGGTCTCGACGCTGGCCGGCCGCGTCCGCGACCAGGCGCGCATCGCTTCCGACCGGATGCGCGCGACCCGCCGGCTCTACGATTTCTCGCGCCGCATCTCCGGCATAGCCTCGCTCGACGAGGTCGCCGAGGCGGCCGCGAGCGACATGCACGGCGCCCTGGCCCGCAATGTCGTGATTCTGCTGGAACAGGACGGCGACATCGCGCTGACCGGCATGTGGCCTCCGGTCGACGAACTCGACGCGGCCAGCATGGCGGCCGCCCGCTGGGCGCACGAGCACGACGAGCCGGCGGGCGCGAAGACCCAGACCCTGCCGACCGCGCCCTGGCTCTTCGTGCCGCTGAAGACGCCGCGCGCCCGCGTCGGCGTCATCGGCATTTCCGCGGCGGCCGATGGCGCGCCGCTCGACCCGGAGGCGCGCTCGCTGTTCGATACGCTTGCCGAGCAGACCGCGGCCGCGCTGGAGCGGGCCGCGCTGTCGCGCGAGATGGGCACGGTCAAGGCGGCGGCGGAAACCGAGCGGGTGCGCAACACGCTGCTCGCCTCCATCAGCCATGATTTCAGGACCCCGCTCGCCTCGATCCTCGGCGCGTCGACCACGCTGATCGCCTTCGGCGACAGGATGGCCAATGCGACCCGCGCCGACATGCTCACCCAGATCAAGGAAGAGGCCGAGCATCTCGACCGCATGGTGCGCGACCTCCTGGCCATCACCCGCCTGGAGGCCGGCGGCCTGGAGCTGCGGCGCGACTGGCTCGACCCGCGCGAGACCGCCGACCGCGTCGTCATCGCCGCGCGCCGGCGCGCGCCCGGCCGCATCATCGAGGTCACCGGCGCCGCGTCGCTCGTCGAGGCCGATGCGACGCTGATCGAGCAGGCGCTGTCGAATATCGTCGAGAATGCGCTGCGCCACGGCGGTCCGGAGGCGCGCGTCGTCGTGGCGGTGCACGGCGCGGATGGCCGGGTCCTGATCCAGGTGACCGACGATGGCGCGGGCATCGCGCCGGAGGCTCTGCCGCATGTTTTCGAGAAGTTCGCTTCGGCCGGCGCGCCCGACCGGCGCGACGGCGGCGAGAGCACCGGCCTGGGGCTGGCTATTGCCAAGGGCATCGTCGAGGCGCATGGCGGGACGATCGAAGCCGAAAGCCCGGTGGACGGCGGCAGGGGCGCGCGGTTCACCATCGCCCTGCCGAGCCCCGCCGAGAGGGACGTGGAACAGCCATGA
- the kdpC gene encoding Potassium-transporting ATPase C chain, whose protein sequence is MLAHLRPALVLLVLFTLLTGLVYPFAVTGIAQVAMPANANGSLIVRDGKVVGSALVGQAFAAPRYFHPRPSATSAADPQDPSKTVDAPYNAASSSGSNLGPLNGKLIDRVKADIEALRAAGVTGPIPPDMVTTSASGLDPHISPENALAQVARVAAARNLGPDRVRQLVEAHVEGRSLGLVGERRVNVLGLNLALDALR, encoded by the coding sequence ATGCTCGCCCATCTCCGCCCCGCCCTGGTGCTGCTGGTGCTGTTCACCCTCCTCACCGGGCTCGTCTATCCCTTCGCGGTCACCGGCATCGCGCAAGTGGCGATGCCGGCCAATGCCAACGGCTCGCTGATCGTGCGCGACGGCAAGGTCGTCGGATCCGCGCTGGTCGGCCAGGCCTTCGCCGCGCCGCGCTATTTCCATCCGCGTCCGTCGGCGACCTCGGCGGCCGACCCGCAGGACCCGTCGAAGACGGTCGACGCGCCGTACAATGCCGCCTCCTCGAGCGGCTCCAATCTCGGCCCCCTCAACGGCAAGCTGATCGATCGCGTCAAGGCCGACATCGAGGCCCTGCGCGCGGCCGGCGTCACCGGGCCGATCCCGCCCGACATGGTCACCACCTCGGCCTCCGGCCTCGATCCGCATATCAGCCCGGAGAATGCGCTCGCCCAGGTCGCGCGCGTCGCCGCGGCGCGCAATCTCGGCCCTGATCGGGTGCGCCAGCTCGTTGAGGCGCATGTCGAGGGCCGCAGCCTCGGCCTCGTCGGTGAAAGGCGCGTCAACGTCCTCGGGCTGAACCTGGCGCTCGATGCCTTGCGGTAG
- the kdpB gene encoding Potassium-transporting ATPase B chain: protein MTRKRYAASALFAGPLVRQAALDAVRKLDPRILVGNPVIFVTEVVAAVVTIVLIRDILAGTATAFTAQIALWLWLTVVFSTFAEALAEGRGKAQADALRRTRTDTQAKRLAAADDIGTFTLVSALDLKPGDLVRVDVGDVIPGDGEIVSGIASVNEAAITGESAPVIREAGGDRSAVTGGTTVVSDWIIVRITAQPGHSFLDRMIALVEGAERQKTPNEIALTVLLAGMTLVFVIAVGTLPGFAAYHGIAMSVVVLVALLVCLIPTTIGGLLSAIGIAGMDRLLKFNVLATSGRAVEASGDVDTLLLDKTGTITFGNRMASEVIAMPGIGAQQAMEAAVLASLADETAEGRSILELARNTMNINLDRPAGASFIDFSAATRLSGVDIGTRHLRKGAIDSVVRFARQASGRAVAEPAGFRETVDRIARAGGTPLGLVENDRILGVIHLKDVVKPDIKERFAELRRMGIRTVMVTGDNPATAAAIASEAGVDDFIAEATPQDKLAFIRAEQAKGRLVAMCGDGTNDAPALAQADVGVAMQTGTQAAREAGNMVDLDSDPTKLIEVVGIGKQLLMTRGALTTFSIANDVAKYFAILPALFAASLPVLGGLNVMGLASPQSAILSAVIFNALIIVALVPLALKGVAYRPVGAAALLRRNLLVYGLGGLVAPFIGIKLIDLAIVAIGLA, encoded by the coding sequence ATGACCCGCAAACGTTACGCGGCATCGGCGCTGTTCGCCGGCCCCCTGGTCCGCCAGGCCGCTCTCGATGCCGTCCGCAAGCTCGATCCGCGCATCCTCGTCGGCAACCCGGTCATCTTCGTCACCGAGGTGGTGGCGGCGGTGGTCACCATCGTGCTGATCCGCGACATCCTGGCCGGCACGGCGACCGCCTTCACCGCGCAGATCGCGCTGTGGCTCTGGCTCACCGTGGTGTTCTCGACGTTTGCCGAGGCGCTGGCCGAAGGCCGCGGCAAGGCCCAGGCCGACGCGCTTCGCCGCACCCGCACCGACACCCAGGCCAAGCGGCTCGCCGCGGCCGACGACATCGGCACCTTCACGCTCGTCTCGGCGCTCGACCTCAAGCCAGGCGATCTCGTGCGGGTCGATGTCGGCGACGTCATTCCCGGCGACGGCGAGATCGTCTCGGGCATCGCTTCGGTCAACGAGGCGGCGATCACGGGCGAATCCGCGCCCGTCATCCGCGAGGCCGGCGGCGACCGTTCGGCGGTGACCGGAGGCACCACCGTCGTCTCCGACTGGATCATCGTGCGCATCACCGCCCAGCCGGGCCATTCCTTCCTCGACCGCATGATCGCCCTCGTCGAGGGCGCCGAGCGCCAGAAGACGCCGAACGAGATCGCACTGACCGTGCTGCTCGCCGGCATGACGCTGGTCTTCGTCATCGCGGTCGGCACCCTGCCGGGTTTTGCCGCCTATCACGGCATCGCCATGTCGGTGGTCGTGCTGGTGGCGCTGCTCGTCTGCCTGATCCCGACCACCATCGGCGGTCTGCTCTCGGCCATCGGCATTGCCGGCATGGACCGGCTCCTGAAGTTCAACGTGCTCGCCACTTCCGGCCGCGCGGTGGAGGCCTCCGGCGACGTCGACACGCTGCTGCTCGACAAGACCGGCACCATCACCTTCGGCAACCGCATGGCCTCCGAGGTCATCGCCATGCCCGGCATCGGCGCCCAGCAGGCGATGGAGGCGGCGGTGCTCGCCTCGCTCGCCGACGAGACCGCCGAGGGCCGCTCGATCCTGGAGCTCGCCCGCAACACGATGAACATCAACCTCGACCGGCCGGCCGGGGCGAGCTTCATCGACTTCTCGGCGGCGACCCGCCTCTCCGGCGTCGATATCGGCACGCGCCACCTGCGCAAGGGCGCGATCGATTCGGTCGTCAGGTTCGCCCGCCAGGCCTCCGGCCGCGCCGTGGCCGAGCCGGCCGGCTTCCGCGAAACGGTCGACCGCATCGCGCGCGCCGGCGGCACGCCGCTCGGCCTCGTCGAGAACGACCGCATCCTCGGCGTCATCCACCTGAAGGACGTGGTCAAGCCCGACATCAAGGAGCGTTTCGCCGAGCTGCGCCGCATGGGCATCCGCACGGTCATGGTCACCGGCGACAATCCCGCGACCGCCGCCGCCATCGCTTCCGAAGCCGGGGTCGACGATTTCATCGCCGAGGCGACGCCCCAGGACAAGCTCGCCTTCATCCGGGCCGAGCAGGCCAAGGGCCGGCTGGTCGCCATGTGCGGCGACGGCACCAACGACGCCCCGGCGCTTGCCCAGGCCGATGTCGGGGTCGCCATGCAGACCGGCACCCAGGCCGCGCGCGAAGCCGGCAACATGGTCGATCTCGATTCCGATCCGACCAAGCTGATCGAGGTGGTGGGCATCGGCAAGCAGCTCCTGATGACCCGCGGCGCGCTCACCACCTTTTCGATTGCCAACGACGTCGCCAAATATTTCGCCATCCTGCCGGCGCTGTTCGCGGCGAGCCTGCCGGTGCTCGGCGGACTCAACGTGATGGGGCTGGCGAGCCCGCAATCGGCCATCCTGTCGGCCGTCATCTTCAACGCGCTGATCATCGTCGCGCTAGTGCCGCTCGCCCTGAAGGGTGTCGCCTACCGGCCGGTCGGCGCCGCGGCGCTGCTGCGCCGCAATCTCCTCGTCTACGGCCTCGGCGGCCTCGTCGCGCCATTCATCGGCATCAAGCTGATCGACCTGGCGATCGTCGCCATCGGCCTCGCCTAA
- the kdpA gene encoding Potassium-transporting ATPase A chain, which produces MTVNGWLQVLLLLVLAGITARPLGLFFAAVLDGRRTVLDPVLGPVERGFYRLAGVDPAREQRWADYTVALLVFNAAGFLLLYALIRLQTVLPLNPAGQGEVSAHLAFNTAISFVTNTNWQSYGGETTLSHLVQMLGLTVQNFISAATGIAIFAALARAFAREKTDGLGNFWVDLTRSTLYLLLPIAFLTALVLVALGLPQTFAGSVEATTLEGATQVIAQGPVASQIAIKQLGTNGGGFFNVNSSHPFENPNAWANMVTVWAIVCLPLGIAVAFGRMIGRDREGWALFAVMMLFLAVGCAIVYWAEASGTPQMAALGLSGPNMEGKEVRFGPALSAVWSVFTTGASNGSVNAMHDSYTPIGGLVPMFLMQLGEILPGGVGSGLYGIILYAILAMFVAGLMVGRTPEYLGKKLESREVKLAVLGVLVVPFLILAFAGISMVLPAALAGTANPGTHGYSEILYAFTSAAANNGSAFAGLTANAPWYNTMLGVAMHLGRFAIIVPVMAIAGSLAAKPKLSPSAGTFPTDSVLFVGLLSGVILILGGLQFFPALSLGPVLEHMQMLGNQIAN; this is translated from the coding sequence ATGACCGTGAACGGCTGGCTGCAAGTTCTGCTTCTCCTCGTCCTCGCCGGCATCACGGCACGTCCGCTCGGCCTGTTCTTCGCGGCCGTGCTCGACGGCCGGCGCACCGTCCTCGACCCCGTTCTCGGGCCGGTCGAACGCGGCTTCTACAGGCTCGCCGGCGTCGATCCCGCGCGCGAGCAGCGCTGGGCCGACTACACGGTGGCGCTCCTCGTCTTCAACGCGGCGGGCTTCCTCCTGCTCTATGCGCTGATCCGCCTGCAGACCGTTCTGCCGCTCAATCCGGCCGGCCAGGGCGAGGTCTCCGCCCATCTCGCCTTCAACACCGCCATCTCCTTCGTCACCAATACCAACTGGCAGAGCTATGGCGGCGAGACGACGCTCTCGCATCTCGTCCAGATGCTCGGCCTCACGGTGCAGAACTTCATCTCGGCGGCGACCGGCATCGCAATCTTCGCCGCGCTCGCCCGGGCCTTCGCCCGCGAGAAGACCGACGGGCTCGGCAATTTCTGGGTCGATCTCACCCGCTCGACGCTCTACCTCCTGCTGCCCATCGCCTTTCTCACCGCGCTGGTCCTCGTCGCGCTCGGCCTGCCGCAGACCTTCGCCGGATCGGTCGAGGCGACGACGCTCGAAGGCGCGACCCAGGTGATCGCGCAAGGGCCGGTCGCCTCGCAGATCGCCATCAAGCAGCTCGGCACCAATGGCGGCGGCTTCTTCAACGTCAATTCGTCCCATCCCTTCGAAAATCCCAATGCCTGGGCCAACATGGTCACCGTCTGGGCCATCGTCTGCCTGCCGCTCGGCATTGCCGTCGCCTTCGGCCGGATGATCGGCCGCGACCGCGAGGGCTGGGCGCTGTTCGCCGTGATGATGCTGTTCCTCGCCGTCGGCTGCGCCATCGTCTACTGGGCCGAGGCCTCGGGCACGCCGCAGATGGCCGCGCTCGGCCTTTCCGGGCCGAACATGGAGGGCAAGGAGGTTCGTTTCGGCCCGGCCCTGTCGGCGGTCTGGAGCGTGTTCACCACCGGCGCCTCCAACGGCTCGGTCAACGCCATGCACGATTCCTACACGCCGATCGGCGGGCTCGTGCCGATGTTCCTGATGCAGCTCGGCGAGATCCTGCCCGGCGGCGTCGGCTCGGGCCTCTACGGCATCATTCTCTATGCGATCCTCGCCATGTTCGTCGCCGGGCTGATGGTCGGCCGCACGCCGGAATATCTCGGCAAGAAGCTGGAATCGCGCGAGGTCAAGCTCGCCGTGCTCGGCGTCCTCGTGGTGCCGTTCCTGATCCTCGCCTTCGCCGGCATATCGATGGTGCTGCCCGCCGCCCTGGCCGGCACCGCCAATCCCGGGACCCACGGCTATTCCGAGATCCTCTACGCCTTCACCTCGGCCGCGGCCAATAACGGCTCGGCCTTCGCCGGCCTCACCGCCAATGCGCCCTGGTACAACACCATGCTGGGCGTCGCGATGCATCTCGGCCGCTTCGCCATCATCGTGCCGGTCATGGCGATCGCCGGCTCGCTCGCCGCCAAGCCGAAGCTCAGCCCCTCCGCCGGCACCTTTCCGACCGACTCGGTCCTGTTCGTCGGCCTGCTGTCGGGCGTGATCCTGATCCTCGGCGGCCTGCAGTTCTTCCCCGCTTTGTCCCTCGGTCCGGTTCTCGAGCACATGCAGATGCTCGGCAATCAGATCGCCAATTGA
- the gcvA_7 gene encoding Glycine cleavage system transcriptional activator has translation MQQKMQRSAAPMQHRTGESIDASWEDLKVFLACVEHRSFRRGAQMLGMTDTTVMRRIGRLETALGFALFVRHQSGLQLTDEGRAILDDARKMERASFDILRRAAQADPDLQGVVRIAATEGIGAYWVLPKLVDFQAAYRSLTVDLRCAMEPASVSRLETDIAIQFQPPDDPDLIVSRLGRLHVYPFASRSYIRDFGLPATIAELADHRVVLQLAPQLDETAYARLMGLDILAAMPGIRTNSSTATLYAVERGVGIGMLPTYTLAMGARLVPVDLGLHHHLDLWLTYHPELKRSARHMLMVDWLKRIFDPALHPCFRDEFIHPAALADRMGKEARVMTQGGHLALAPLPERDKD, from the coding sequence ATGCAGCAGAAAATGCAGCGGTCCGCTGCGCCCATGCAGCACAGAACGGGTGAATCGATCGATGCATCCTGGGAGGACCTCAAGGTCTTCCTGGCCTGCGTGGAGCACCGCAGCTTCCGCCGGGGCGCGCAGATGCTCGGCATGACCGACACCACCGTCATGCGCCGCATCGGCCGGCTGGAGACCGCCCTCGGCTTCGCCCTGTTCGTGCGACACCAGTCCGGCCTGCAGCTGACGGACGAGGGGCGCGCCATTCTCGACGACGCCCGCAAGATGGAGCGGGCGAGCTTCGACATTCTGCGCCGCGCCGCCCAGGCCGATCCTGACCTGCAGGGTGTCGTGCGCATCGCCGCGACCGAAGGCATCGGCGCCTACTGGGTGCTGCCGAAGCTCGTCGATTTCCAGGCGGCCTACCGGTCGCTGACGGTCGATCTGCGCTGCGCCATGGAACCGGCCAGTGTCAGCCGGCTCGAAACCGACATCGCCATCCAGTTCCAGCCGCCCGACGATCCGGACCTGATCGTCAGCCGGCTCGGCCGGCTGCATGTCTATCCCTTTGCCTCGCGCAGCTATATCCGCGATTTCGGCCTGCCGGCCACGATCGCCGAACTCGCCGATCATCGCGTCGTGCTGCAGCTCGCCCCGCAGCTCGACGAAACCGCCTATGCGCGGCTCATGGGTCTCGACATCCTCGCCGCCATGCCGGGCATCCGCACCAATTCGTCCACGGCAACGCTTTATGCGGTCGAGCGCGGCGTCGGCATCGGCATGCTGCCGACCTACACGCTGGCCATGGGCGCGCGGCTGGTGCCCGTCGATCTTGGCCTGCACCATCACCTCGATCTCTGGCTGACCTACCATCCGGAGCTGAAGCGTTCGGCGCGCCACATGCTGATGGTCGACTGGCTGAAGCGCATTTTCGACCCCGCGCTGCACCCCTGCTTCCGCGACGAGTTCATCCACCCCGCGGCCCTCGCCGACCGCATGGGCAAGGAAGCGCGCGTGATGACGCAGGGCGGGCATCTCGCGCTCGCCCCGCTGCCCGAGCGCGACAAGGACTGA
- a CDS encoding helix-turn-helix protein, giving the protein MSVKNPSPVDRHVGTRVRMRRMMLGISQEKLGERLGLTFQQVQKYEKGVNRIGASRLMQMSGILGVPVSFFFEDAPSVAEVSDDKLPTPGALLVVPGAIQLLQAYARIEDPALRRSLVHIAEGLAPAAN; this is encoded by the coding sequence ATGTCGGTCAAGAATCCGAGTCCCGTGGACCGGCATGTCGGCACGCGTGTTCGCATGCGGCGGATGATGCTGGGCATCAGCCAGGAAAAGCTTGGCGAACGTCTCGGGCTGACCTTTCAGCAGGTTCAGAAATACGAAAAGGGTGTCAACCGCATCGGCGCGAGCCGCCTGATGCAGATGTCCGGCATTCTCGGCGTGCCCGTCTCGTTCTTCTTCGAGGACGCGCCGAGCGTCGCGGAAGTCAGCGACGACAAACTGCCGACCCCGGGCGCGCTGCTGGTCGTGCCTGGCGCCATCCAGCTGCTGCAGGCCTATGCGCGGATCGAGGATCCGGCGTTGCGCCGTTCGCTCGTGCATATCGCCGAGGGC